The segment GTACCTGCCGGAGGGCGAGGGCGTTCGCGAGCACGTCCTGGAGATCGGTGCCGGGAACGGCGCGTTGACCGCGCGACTGCTCGCGGAGTGCGAGCGCGTCACGGCGATCGAGCGCGACCCCGAGCTCGCGGCCTTCCTCCGCGAGGAGTTCGCCGACGAGATCGCCGCAGGCGACCTCACCGTCGTCGAGGGCGACGCGCTCGACGTCGACCTCCCGCAGTTCTCGGCGTCGGTATCGAACCTCCCGTACGGGGCGTCCTCGCAGATCGCGTTCCGACTGCTCCCCCTGAAGCGCCCGCTCGTCCTGATGTTCCAGAAGGAGTTCGCGGAGCGGATGGTGGCCGATGCGGGCACGGACGACTACGGGCGGCTGTCGGTGTCCGCACAGCACTACGCGGACGTCGAGATCGTCGAGCCGGTCCCGAAGGAGGCGTTCTCGCCGCCGCCGGCCGTCGAGAGCGCGGTGGTTCGCGCGACGCCCAGAGACCCCGAGTACGCGGTCGACGACGAGGACTTCTTCCTCGACTTCGTGAAGGCGGTGTTCACGCAGCGCCGGAAGACGATGCGCAACGCCGTGCGGAACACCGTCCACATCTCGGGACTGGACGACGGCGACGCGGTCGTCGACGCCGCCGACGAGGACCTGATGGGGATGCGTCCCGGAAAGGTCTCGCCGTCGCGGCTCGCGGCGCTCGCGACGCTCGCCGACGACGTCGGCCGCAATGACTGATGACGGGTGACGACGAAAGATGGTGACCACGAATGACTGGTGACGACTGATGACGGGTGACGACGAATGACGGCGGCCGAGCCGACGATCGTGGCCCAGCTCGTCGACGCCCTGAACGGGCTCTCGGAGACGTTCGAGACGACGCCGATGCGGACGGCGGTGACGCTCGCGGCGCTCGCGGTACTGGCCGGCATCGGGTGGGTGTCCTCGCGGGTCCAGGCGTGGCTCCGGGAGCGCACGAGCGAGTTCGCGGCGGACGTCCTGACGGTCGTCGTCGTCGGGTCGACGTTCGCGGCCGCGGTCGGCGTCACCTTGGGCGTGTGGCGGCTCGCGGACGACGTCCAGCGAGCGATCGCCGGGGTCGCGCCCGAGGAGGGGACGGGGCCGCTGCTGGCGGCGACGTTCGTCATCCTCGTCGTCACGCACCTGCTGTCGCGCGCCGGCCGGCGGCTGGTGGAGAACCTCGTGCGTCGCCGGGAGGCGTTCGGTCAGCACGAGGTCGAGATCACGTACCGCGTCGTCCAGTTCACGCTCTGGGTGAGCGCGATCTCGGTCGTCCTCGGGCTGTGGAGCGTCGACCTGACTGGGTTGCTCGTCGGCGCCGGCTTCCTCGGCATCGTCGTCGGGATGGCGGCCCGCCAGACGCTCGGGGCGGTCCTCGCGGGGTTCGTGTTGATGTTCGCGCGACCGTTCGAGATCGGGGACTGGGTCGAGATCGGCGGGCGCGAGGGCATCGTGACGGACATCTCGATCGTGAACACGCGCGTGCAGACGTTCGACGGCGAGTACGTGATGATCCCGAACGACATCGTGAGCGGCCAGGAGGTCGTGAACCGGTCGCGGAAGGGCCGACTCCGCATCGAGGTGGAGGTCGGCGTGGACTACGACGCGGACGTCTCGACGGCGACGGCGCTGGCGGGGGAGGCGATGGACGACCTCGACGAGATACTGTCGGTGCCGACGCCGCAGGTCGTCGTCAAGGAGTTCGGCGAGTCGGCGATCGTCCTCGGCTGTCGGTTCTGGATCGACAAGCCGAGCGCGCGCCGGAAGTGGCGCGCTCGGACTGCGGTCGTCGAGTCGGTGAAGGCGCGATTCGACGAGGCGGGCGTGAAGATTCCGTTCCCGCAGCGCGAGCTGTCGGGGCGCGCGGAGGCGGGTGGGTTCCGGCACGCGGAGGCGACCGAGTCGGTGCCGGACGACGACGAGGCTGCCGTCGACGCGGACGTCGACGCGAACCCGGACCCAGACGCCGTCGTGGAGCCGAGCGACGAGGACGTGCCGACGCCCGGCGTATCCGGGGCGTCGTCGGGCGGATTCGGGCTCGACGCGAGCGACTTCGCGATGACGTTCACGAGCGCACGTGGGGACGGTGCGACCGCTGACGCGGACGACGACGAGAGCGGGGACGTGGATGCGGGCGACGGACGCGAGAGAAGCGACGGCGAGTCGAGCAAGGGTGGCGAGTCGGGCGATGGTGGCGAG is part of the Halorubellus sp. JP-L1 genome and harbors:
- a CDS encoding 16S ribosomal RNA methyltransferase A, giving the protein MRDPEGLLARAGVRGDPNRDQHFLVDDRVLDRLPSYLPEGEGVREHVLEIGAGNGALTARLLAECERVTAIERDPELAAFLREEFADEIAAGDLTVVEGDALDVDLPQFSASVSNLPYGASSQIAFRLLPLKRPLVLMFQKEFAERMVADAGTDDYGRLSVSAQHYADVEIVEPVPKEAFSPPPAVESAVVRATPRDPEYAVDDEDFFLDFVKAVFTQRRKTMRNAVRNTVHISGLDDGDAVVDAADEDLMGMRPGKVSPSRLAALATLADDVGRND
- a CDS encoding mechanosensitive ion channel family protein; translation: MTAAEPTIVAQLVDALNGLSETFETTPMRTAVTLAALAVLAGIGWVSSRVQAWLRERTSEFAADVLTVVVVGSTFAAAVGVTLGVWRLADDVQRAIAGVAPEEGTGPLLAATFVILVVTHLLSRAGRRLVENLVRRREAFGQHEVEITYRVVQFTLWVSAISVVLGLWSVDLTGLLVGAGFLGIVVGMAARQTLGAVLAGFVLMFARPFEIGDWVEIGGREGIVTDISIVNTRVQTFDGEYVMIPNDIVSGQEVVNRSRKGRLRIEVEVGVDYDADVSTATALAGEAMDDLDEILSVPTPQVVVKEFGESAIVLGCRFWIDKPSARRKWRARTAVVESVKARFDEAGVKIPFPQRELSGRAEAGGFRHAEATESVPDDDEAAVDADVDANPDPDAVVEPSDEDVPTPGVSGASSGGFGLDASDFAMTFTSARGDGATADADDDESGDVDAGDGRERSDGESSKGGESGDGGESGDGGESGDGGESGESPESGGGSS